CGGTCTCCACATCGTCGATGACGACGACGGGCACCACGGGGGCGAGGTCGAGCAGACTCATGGGACGAGCTCCTTCAACGATTGCTGCGCCAGCCACGCGGCCGCGCCGGTGAGCGCCGGTTGCGGCGCGACGATCAGAGTGGTCGCGATGGCCGACAGGTAGTCGACGAGATGGGGCGTGGCCTCGAACCGGCGGCGGAAGTCGCTGGCGCGAACCCGCTCCACGATACGGGGCAGCACGCCGCCGCCGAGATAGACCCCGCCCCGGGCGCCGAGGGTCAGCGCCACGTTGCCGGCGAAGCTGCCGAGCATGCCGCAGAACACCTCGACCGTCTCCGCGCACAGCGAGTCGTCGAGCCTGGCGACGATGTCGGAGGCGGTCAGCCTGGGCGCGGAGACGCCGTTCACCACCGCGAGGGCGCCGTGCAGGCGTGACAGTCCAGGGCCCGAGAGCAGGTCCTCGGCCACCACGTGCGGCATGCCGCCCGCCCGCAGGACGCGGACCACCTCCAGGTCGCGGTCGTCCAGCACGGGCACGGTGACGTGCCCTCCCTCGCCGGGGACGGGCACCCAGCCGCGCTCGGACGGCACCAGCCCCGCCACCCCGAGCCCGGTGCCGGGCCCGAGGACGGCCTTGACCCCCCGCACGGGCGCGGGCCCGCCCAGCGCGAGCAGGTCGTCACCGGCCAGGTGCGGCAGCGACAGCGCCAGCGCCTCGAAGTCGTTGAGCAGCGTCGCGTACGGGATGCCGAGGTCGCGCACCGAACCCGTCCACGGCAGGTTGGTCAGCCGGTAGCCGTCGCCGTCGATCGGGCCCGCCACCGCCAGGCACGCCGCTCCCGGCCGCACTCCGCCCGCATGGTCTGCGAGATAGGCGGCTACGGCGTCGGGAAGCGTGGCGTGGTCGGCTCCGGCCAGGACGGCCACCTCGGTGGGCGGGGCGCCGGGCTCGGTGACGATCCCGAACCTGGCGTTGGTGCCCCCGATGTCGGCCACGAGCCAGGGCAGGTCGAAGCTCCTCACCCCGCACCCCCGAGGAGCACCCCGACCTTCCGGCGGGCCGGACGATGGGTGGTGGTGGAGGTCTTCCGGAGGAAAGGGTGGTGGGTGGTGGTGGGGGTCTTCCGGAGGGCCTGACCCTGGGGGGTGGGGCTCACTCGGCTACCTCGGAGTGCGCGAAGCCCGCGGGGGCGGCGAAGCCGAGGCCGGGACCGTGGGTGGGAGACTCGGCGCCGTTGACCCCGAAGACGCTCGCCCCGTGCTCGGCGTGCCCCGCCATCCGGCGGAAGGCGGAGAACAGCTCGCGGCCCGTGCCGACCCACTCCGCGTCGCTGAGCGCGCGCCCCTCGGGGGTACGGCCCGACAGGTCGGCCAGCACGTCCAGCGTCCCAGCGGCCGAGTCGAGCCTGATGAGGTCGCCCTCGCGCACCAGTGCGATGGGGCCGCCGTCGGCCGCCTCGGGCGACAAGTGGATGGCCGCGGGCACCTTGCCCGACGCGCCCGACATTCTGCCGTCGGTCACGATCGCCACCCGCTGCCCCCTGTCGAGCAGCACCGCCATCGGCGGCGTGAGCTTGTGCAGCTCGGGCATGCCGTTGGCCGAGGGGCCCTGGTAGCGGATGACCGCGACGAAGTCCTGCCCGTCCAGCTCTCCCGCCTCGAAGGCGCGCAGCAGCTGCAGCTGGTCGTCGAAGACCTTGGCGGGCGCCTCGACCACCAGGTGCTCGGGCTTGACCGCCGAGACCTTGCTGACCGCGCAG
This window of the Nonomuraea africana genome carries:
- a CDS encoding glucokinase, which codes for MRSFDLPWLVADIGGTNARFGIVTEPGAPPTEVAVLAGADHATLPDAVAAYLADHAGGVRPGAACLAVAGPIDGDGYRLTNLPWTGSVRDLGIPYATLLNDFEALALSLPHLAGDDLLALGGPAPVRGVKAVLGPGTGLGVAGLVPSERGWVPVPGEGGHVTVPVLDDRDLEVVRVLRAGGMPHVVAEDLLSGPGLSRLHGALAVVNGVSAPRLTASDIVARLDDSLCAETVEVFCGMLGSFAGNVALTLGARGGVYLGGGVLPRIVERVRASDFRRRFEATPHLVDYLSAIATTLIVAPQPALTGAAAWLAQQSLKELVP